Proteins encoded in a region of the Flammeovirga yaeyamensis genome:
- a CDS encoding ABC transporter ATP-binding protein → MIKLEEINKYFQTEEVQTQALKKVNLHVKEGEFIAIMGPSGCGKSTLLNVIGLLESPSSGSYQLDGKEVADYKESQRTNLRKGNIGFVFQNFHLINQLTVSENVMLPLAYLDLSKSDRKKKVEDVLDRLKISHRRNHYPQQLSGGQQQRVGICRAVVAQPKLILADEPTGNLDSKNGQEVMELLTELNRQGATIVMVTHSQRDANYAHRVISLLDGEIVTEVENEIDLF, encoded by the coding sequence ATGATCAAGTTAGAAGAAATCAACAAGTACTTCCAAACAGAAGAAGTACAAACACAAGCATTAAAGAAAGTCAATTTACATGTGAAAGAAGGGGAGTTTATTGCCATTATGGGACCTTCGGGCTGTGGTAAATCTACTTTACTTAACGTGATTGGTCTTTTGGAAAGTCCTTCTTCGGGTAGTTATCAATTGGATGGGAAGGAAGTAGCAGATTACAAAGAATCTCAGCGTACCAACCTTAGAAAAGGGAATATCGGGTTCGTTTTTCAAAACTTCCATTTGATCAATCAATTAACCGTTTCAGAAAATGTGATGCTGCCTTTGGCTTATCTTGATTTAAGTAAATCAGATAGAAAAAAGAAGGTGGAAGATGTCTTGGATCGTTTAAAAATTAGCCATAGAAGAAATCATTATCCACAACAATTATCGGGTGGTCAGCAACAAAGAGTCGGTATTTGCAGAGCGGTAGTTGCCCAACCTAAACTGATATTGGCCGATGAACCTACAGGTAACTTGGACTCAAAAAATGGTCAGGAAGTAATGGAATTGCTGACCGAACTGAACCGTCAGGGAGCAACAATTGTGATGGTGACCCACTCGCAGAGAGATGCCAATTATGCACATCGTGTAATTTCTCTTTTGGATGGAGAAATAGTGACTGAAGTAGAAAACGAAATTGATTTATTCTAA
- a CDS encoding ABC transporter permease, whose protein sequence is MYKLYLSLAIRNLIKNYQNTIINLLGLSLGLASALFVFLFYQSESNFDNFFDEDIYRMNYEMSVSGGNSLFTPLCSYPHGVNYQEKFDNVTDYATVYRQHNISYFYFKNEKIDNVKAIAAENNYFQFFNIPLLEGNEKTVLNDKKDVLLSASFAKKYFGNIPVIGQEVEFKNDTFIVKGIFQDLPINSHVQYDIIYSINSLKSKLHTFYLWEGVNIFNLYLKFQHQEEIPSTLAQINQLLSVKFSPFGINNKATIQHIKEIHFDESGLSYNYVKSRSYESFLIIIVVGITILSLALFNFIVLYSVQKDKEITSLTLMKIFGAHQKDLIRSTCLEISLLLLVATGISFIFLYGMLPFLNEQLNAVVSLRQYLKDIVIFYFIIGILLTISLSYLSLRRVSKVSLAKSLSGQTQLFSSKNRTEKGLLVIQFLIVFSIVSIGITIYQQYQHLLISDYGFDYSNTLVLKLNSNDKISNQKLENFKEEIKKIADVDDIMLSNEMIGLGEGKNSSSIFVITVGASKKEELANILHADDNHLDFFNIQLKEGRLFDKNKQLSTQQCIVNEAFKKFDGWDGIGTKVVLGDETFEVVGILQPLSINSLIEETGPLLLTTSDEDGWDRYYVNIKYNSDNPIGLVEQLEDLWEQYFPNIRSEILFYDQELQQNYAAIQGQQKAGSFFGIISLLIATSGLWGITRFSVLQRKKEMSIRKVNGASRLDILMLFNKDYLQWILLAFLISLPISHYFCTQWLSNFPDRIEINFLIWGTLAFGILLMSISTITLICWKVVNINPSKILRDL, encoded by the coding sequence ATGTACAAACTATATCTTTCGCTAGCGATCAGAAACCTGATCAAAAATTATCAAAATACCATCATCAATTTATTGGGATTGAGTTTGGGGTTGGCGAGTGCGTTGTTTGTTTTTCTGTTCTATCAATCCGAAAGTAACTTTGATAATTTTTTCGATGAGGACATTTATAGAATGAATTATGAAATGTCCGTTTCTGGTGGTAATAGTCTTTTCACACCACTTTGTTCCTATCCACACGGAGTGAATTATCAGGAAAAATTTGATAATGTAACTGACTATGCCACAGTTTATAGGCAACATAACATCTCTTATTTCTACTTTAAGAACGAAAAAATAGACAATGTTAAGGCAATTGCAGCTGAAAATAATTATTTCCAATTTTTCAATATTCCTTTATTAGAAGGAAATGAAAAAACGGTATTGAATGATAAAAAAGATGTTCTTCTTTCTGCATCTTTTGCTAAGAAATATTTCGGGAACATCCCTGTAATTGGACAAGAAGTAGAATTTAAAAATGATACTTTCATCGTTAAAGGCATCTTTCAGGATCTTCCTATTAATAGTCATGTTCAATATGATATTATCTATTCTATTAATTCGTTGAAATCGAAGTTGCATACATTTTATCTTTGGGAAGGTGTCAATATTTTCAACTTGTATTTAAAGTTCCAGCATCAAGAAGAAATTCCATCCACTTTAGCACAAATCAATCAACTATTATCGGTAAAGTTTAGTCCATTTGGAATTAATAATAAGGCCACTATTCAGCATATAAAAGAGATTCATTTCGATGAAAGCGGACTCAGTTATAACTATGTGAAATCACGTTCTTATGAGAGTTTTCTAATTATCATAGTAGTGGGAATTACGATACTGTCACTTGCACTTTTTAATTTTATAGTATTATACAGTGTTCAAAAAGATAAGGAGATCACGTCGCTTACACTAATGAAAATATTTGGTGCACATCAAAAAGATTTGATTCGATCGACCTGTTTAGAAATAAGCTTATTGTTGTTAGTAGCTACAGGTATTTCCTTTATTTTCCTTTATGGAATGTTACCTTTTCTCAACGAACAATTAAATGCGGTTGTCAGCTTGAGACAGTATTTAAAGGACATAGTTATTTTCTATTTTATTATCGGTATTCTTCTAACAATTTCACTTAGTTACCTTTCTTTAAGGAGAGTAAGCAAAGTTTCTTTAGCAAAAAGTTTAAGTGGACAAACTCAACTGTTTTCATCAAAAAATAGAACTGAAAAAGGACTCTTAGTTATACAGTTTTTGATTGTGTTTTCTATCGTTTCCATAGGCATAACAATCTATCAACAATATCAACATTTACTTATTTCTGATTATGGATTTGACTACAGCAATACATTGGTTTTGAAACTCAATTCGAATGATAAAATCTCAAATCAAAAGTTGGAAAACTTTAAAGAAGAAATTAAAAAAATTGCTGATGTTGATGATATAATGCTTTCCAATGAAATGATCGGATTAGGAGAAGGGAAAAATAGTTCAAGTATTTTTGTGATTACGGTTGGAGCATCTAAAAAAGAAGAATTAGCTAACATTTTACATGCTGATGATAACCATCTTGATTTCTTTAATATACAGCTCAAAGAAGGAAGATTATTTGATAAAAATAAGCAGCTATCCACTCAACAATGTATCGTAAATGAAGCATTCAAAAAGTTTGATGGATGGGATGGTATAGGTACAAAAGTGGTACTTGGTGATGAAACTTTTGAGGTAGTTGGTATTCTTCAACCTTTATCAATTAATAGTTTAATAGAAGAAACAGGCCCTCTATTATTAACGACAAGTGATGAAGATGGATGGGATAGATATTATGTAAATATCAAATACAACTCAGATAATCCTATTGGTCTTGTTGAACAATTAGAGGACTTATGGGAGCAGTACTTTCCAAATATCCGATCAGAAATTCTATTCTACGATCAGGAATTGCAACAAAACTATGCGGCTATTCAAGGACAACAAAAAGCAGGAAGTTTCTTTGGTATTATTTCTTTACTTATAGCCACTAGTGGCTTGTGGGGAATTACACGATTCTCTGTTCTACAACGCAAAAAGGAAATGAGTATCCGCAAAGTAAACGGTGCTTCGAGGCTAGATATTTTAATGCTTTTCAATAAAGATTACCTGCAGTGGATCTTGTTGGCATTTCTCATTTCTTTACCTATTTCCCACTACTTCTGTACCCAGTGGCTATCAAATTTTCCCGATCGCATTGAGATTAACTTTTTGATTTGGGGTACACTAGCCTTTGGTATTCTTCTGATGTCGATTTCTACCATCACTTTAATCTGTTGGAAAGTAGTCAACATCAATCCATCTAAGATTTTAAGAGACTTATAG
- a CDS encoding ABC transporter permease: MYNIYLSLAIRNLIKNYQNTIINLLGLSLGLASALFIFLFFHLETNFDNFYKDNIYRITHKRVFYDNTAYSAQAYYPEGGTFLDKIENINEMFMMSNPSQMPIYLLNERHEEVNTAVGSANYLKFFNIELIRGNAEKVLQTKTSAVISESFSKKVFGNNDPIGQELELYGDKLTVQGIIPDRPANSHIQFDVLLPEKWLTDTNNAYLGWNGGWTFNVYIKLLHEDQKAETIAAMDKILDDVFVQDYLSMETSLQPIENIHLNKGLEYDIGNPRSTESMLIIISGGMIILALSLLNFVVLYTAQKDEEIHSLTLMKIYGAHHKDLWISTCLEVFLMVSSAILISLLALNIALPFLNQQLLTRVYLSNYIFYILAFYALIGIALTMVLSSLSLRGIKKTSLSRSLNGQTSIFYSKGWSEKMVLVLQFTTVFILSCIGITVYQQHRHLLTKDLGFQHENVFTLDLSTIVSLDKLENFKQKILKKPGVEVVSFSSQMIGLGLTRNGFRISDNDKLEIVHSLYVSNDFLETFDIPLLEGEELHENKKISDYQLLVNEAFTKLEGWKGLGTIVHRNGRDYEVVGIIPSIKFNSLMYQSGPLVITTAAKIDGWELDFINVRTSSPHPYQLANELNEEFQNDFPDARSYVYFYNDAIAVNYQYIKGQQQASLFFGGIALLIAVSGLWGITRFSVLKRTKEMSIRRVNGASRLDVLMLFNRTYLQWITLSFVLSIPVAYHLSSDWISTFPERIDIDFITWGILGISISIIAIATITLICWKVVNINPAKVLRDL; this comes from the coding sequence ATGTATAATATATATCTATCACTGGCGATCAGAAATCTGATCAAAAATTATCAAAATACCATCATCAATTTATTGGGATTGAGTTTGGGGTTGGCGAGTGCATTATTCATCTTCCTTTTCTTCCACTTAGAAACCAATTTTGATAACTTCTATAAGGACAATATTTATAGAATTACACACAAAAGGGTGTTTTATGATAACACCGCCTATTCAGCACAAGCCTATTATCCTGAAGGAGGAACGTTTTTAGATAAGATCGAAAACATCAACGAGATGTTCATGATGAGCAATCCGAGTCAGATGCCGATTTACCTTTTGAATGAAAGACATGAAGAAGTGAATACAGCTGTGGGATCTGCAAATTATCTAAAGTTCTTTAATATAGAATTGATTAGAGGAAATGCTGAAAAAGTGCTTCAAACCAAGACGAGTGCTGTTATTTCAGAGTCGTTTTCTAAGAAAGTTTTTGGTAATAATGATCCTATTGGACAGGAATTAGAATTGTATGGAGATAAACTGACAGTACAAGGAATTATTCCAGATCGACCTGCCAATTCCCACATACAATTTGATGTCTTATTGCCAGAAAAGTGGTTAACTGATACAAATAATGCCTATTTAGGTTGGAATGGAGGTTGGACATTTAATGTCTACATCAAATTGTTGCATGAGGATCAGAAAGCAGAAACGATTGCTGCTATGGATAAAATACTGGATGATGTATTTGTTCAAGATTATCTAAGTATGGAGACGTCACTTCAACCTATCGAAAACATACACCTTAATAAAGGATTGGAGTACGATATTGGAAATCCAAGAAGTACAGAAAGCATGTTAATTATTATTTCTGGGGGAATGATCATTTTAGCTTTATCACTTTTAAACTTTGTGGTGTTATACACGGCACAGAAAGATGAAGAAATCCATTCCCTAACTTTAATGAAAATCTATGGTGCACATCATAAAGATTTATGGATATCGACTTGTTTAGAGGTATTCCTGATGGTGAGTTCTGCCATTCTAATTTCCTTACTTGCTTTAAATATCGCTCTGCCGTTTCTTAATCAACAATTATTGACTAGAGTCTATTTAAGTAATTACATTTTCTATATTCTTGCGTTTTATGCCCTCATCGGAATTGCACTGACAATGGTCTTGAGTAGTTTATCTTTAAGGGGTATCAAAAAGACTTCTTTATCGAGAAGCTTAAACGGACAAACTAGTATTTTCTACTCTAAAGGATGGAGTGAAAAGATGGTTTTGGTACTTCAGTTTACCACAGTATTTATATTATCATGCATTGGTATAACGGTATATCAACAACATCGTCATTTACTCACGAAAGACTTGGGTTTTCAACACGAAAATGTGTTTACACTAGATTTATCCACTATTGTTTCATTAGATAAATTAGAAAATTTCAAACAGAAAATATTAAAGAAACCTGGAGTAGAAGTCGTCAGTTTCTCCTCTCAAATGATAGGGCTTGGACTTACTAGAAATGGATTTAGAATTAGCGATAATGATAAACTTGAAATAGTACATTCTTTATATGTGAGTAACGACTTTTTGGAGACTTTTGATATTCCTCTTTTAGAGGGAGAAGAACTTCATGAAAATAAGAAAATAAGTGATTACCAACTATTGGTAAATGAGGCATTTACTAAACTGGAAGGATGGAAAGGACTTGGTACAATTGTACATAGAAATGGAAGAGATTATGAAGTAGTTGGTATTATTCCTTCCATAAAGTTTAATTCTCTTATGTATCAAAGTGGTCCTTTAGTAATTACTACCGCTGCAAAAATTGATGGTTGGGAATTGGATTTTATCAATGTGAGAACATCATCACCTCATCCTTATCAATTAGCCAATGAATTGAATGAAGAGTTCCAAAATGACTTTCCGGATGCCCGATCATATGTGTATTTCTATAATGATGCCATTGCGGTGAATTATCAATATATCAAAGGGCAACAACAAGCTAGCTTATTCTTTGGAGGTATTGCGTTACTTATTGCTGTTTCAGGATTATGGGGAATTACTCGTTTTTCAGTCCTCAAGCGTACAAAGGAAATGAGTATCCGAAGAGTGAATGGGGCATCACGATTGGATGTACTGATGTTGTTCAACAGAACTTATCTGCAATGGATTACATTATCTTTTGTATTGTCTATTCCGGTGGCGTATCACTTAAGTTCAGATTGGATTTCGACCTTTCCCGAGAGAATTGATATTGACTTTATCACTTGGGGAATATTAGGCATTAGTATTTCTATTATAGCTATAGCGACCATCACTTTAATTTGTTGGAAAGTAGTAAATATTAATCCAGCGAAGGTGTTGAGAGATTTATAA
- a CDS encoding DUF3037 domain-containing protein → MQEDKYVYEYAVIRFVPKVEREEFMNVGVILFCKNRKYIQMKYHIDETLFNAFSPEISIDEVYDYLKAWELVCEGKKGGVIGDQDIPSRFRWLTATRSTLLQCGKVHPGMCEHPENILEGLFEKYVGR, encoded by the coding sequence ATGCAAGAGGATAAATATGTATACGAGTATGCCGTCATTCGCTTTGTACCTAAAGTAGAAAGAGAGGAGTTTATGAATGTGGGTGTGATCTTGTTTTGTAAGAACAGGAAGTACATCCAAATGAAATATCATATTGATGAAACACTCTTCAATGCATTTTCACCAGAAATATCTATAGATGAGGTGTACGATTACCTCAAAGCATGGGAATTGGTTTGCGAAGGGAAAAAAGGTGGAGTGATCGGTGATCAGGATATTCCAAGTCGTTTTCGATGGTTAACAGCAACACGTTCTACATTATTACAATGTGGTAAGGTGCACCCAGGAATGTGTGAACATCCAGAAAATATTTTGGAGGGTTTGTTTGAAAAGTATGTTGGAAGATAA
- a CDS encoding HipA family kinase — MYNKEIRLVNMTRYVTPLREGGSLPAIVECDDGFDYVIKFRGAGQGVKALIAELIGGELARQLELNMPELVFIHLVDTFSKSEGDEEIQDLLKFSEGLNLGMSYLSGAITYDPLVSIADPMAASKVVLLDSIITNIDRTHRNTNLLNWNKALWVIDHGASLYFHHSWDGWEEHAKRKFPMIKDHVLLAKATKLEEAKAFLKEKLTPEIIEGIVHLLPDDWLIDPTGETTPDQRREVYKEFLNIRIKNIDELTKEAIDARG, encoded by the coding sequence ATGTATAACAAAGAAATCCGATTGGTAAATATGACGAGATACGTCACACCACTAAGAGAAGGAGGTTCCCTTCCTGCTATTGTGGAATGTGATGATGGTTTCGATTATGTCATAAAATTCAGAGGTGCCGGACAAGGAGTAAAAGCATTAATTGCAGAGCTTATTGGAGGAGAATTAGCAAGGCAACTCGAATTGAATATGCCTGAATTGGTATTTATTCATCTCGTTGATACATTCAGTAAATCGGAAGGAGATGAAGAAATTCAAGACCTATTGAAGTTTTCTGAGGGATTAAATTTAGGGATGAGTTACCTAAGTGGAGCAATTACCTACGACCCTTTAGTAAGTATTGCCGATCCTATGGCTGCATCAAAAGTAGTGTTATTAGACAGTATCATTACCAATATTGACCGCACACATAGAAATACCAATTTATTGAATTGGAATAAAGCATTATGGGTGATAGATCATGGTGCAAGCTTGTATTTTCATCATTCTTGGGATGGATGGGAAGAACATGCAAAACGTAAATTCCCGATGATCAAAGATCATGTGTTATTAGCTAAAGCCACAAAATTGGAAGAAGCGAAAGCATTCCTAAAAGAAAAATTAACACCAGAAATCATCGAAGGAATTGTACATTTGCTGCCTGATGATTGGTTAATTGACCCAACTGGAGAAACTACACCCGATCAAAGAAGAGAAGTGTATAAAGAATTTCTGAATATCAGAATTAAAAATATTGACGAGTTAACTAAAGAAGCGATAGATGCAAGAGGATAA
- a CDS encoding BCCT family transporter: MKLNFNHYSIIISFCIASIFILFPETTVQALNYLINSVLQTCDRLLLWTVTSILIICIAIGLSPIGRLKLGEGKPEFSNFSWVSMLFAAGMGSGLIFWGVAEPVYHLQSPLNPDQDPYVALSITNFHWGLQAWGIYAFSGLIIAWFAYNKNRQMDISSSFGVKKGNKLFWALDLLAVITILFGVSGTLANSVAIVQTGLVRLTGIDSISGFSFRVILLILLSIAFMLSSVSGLKKGVKVLSDFNVLLTFVILGFIFYIISPLQALDVFFNSLISFVKELPRLSTSIPDEAREWSQTWTIVYFLWWVSWAPFCGLFIARISKGRTIREFIFSILFYPTLVTIFWFAVFGGGGLFSDYLPMFKEAINLDYTNGIYIFLEQLPLGEIVSYLCIFLLIVFVITSADSAIFVTSLLTKNGTTTNKIVWSIMLIFISIALLYENNVDLNKVISTTGAIPFMIILLLQGVMFFRSVKQDYKEKNK; the protein is encoded by the coding sequence ATGAAGTTAAACTTCAACCATTACAGTATCATCATTAGTTTTTGTATTGCTTCAATATTTATACTTTTCCCTGAAACAACTGTACAAGCATTAAACTATCTTATCAACTCTGTATTACAAACTTGTGACCGCCTCTTATTATGGACTGTGACTTCCATTCTTATTATTTGTATTGCTATTGGTCTTTCTCCAATTGGTCGACTAAAACTTGGTGAAGGCAAGCCAGAATTCAGTAATTTTTCTTGGGTATCCATGCTTTTTGCTGCGGGTATGGGCAGTGGACTTATCTTTTGGGGAGTGGCAGAACCTGTTTATCATTTACAATCTCCATTAAACCCTGATCAAGATCCTTATGTCGCCTTATCCATCACTAATTTTCATTGGGGATTACAGGCTTGGGGAATATATGCTTTCTCTGGTTTGATTATCGCTTGGTTTGCTTACAACAAAAACCGACAAATGGATATTTCTTCTTCCTTTGGAGTAAAAAAGGGAAATAAACTTTTTTGGGCATTAGATCTATTAGCTGTAATCACCATTCTATTTGGCGTTTCGGGTACATTAGCTAATTCTGTAGCCATTGTTCAAACTGGATTAGTAAGACTTACTGGGATCGATTCTATTTCTGGTTTTTCTTTTAGAGTTATTTTATTGATACTGCTTTCCATTGCATTTATGCTATCATCGGTTAGTGGATTAAAAAAAGGAGTAAAAGTATTAAGCGACTTTAATGTATTACTCACCTTCGTCATTTTAGGCTTTATCTTTTACATTATTAGTCCTCTGCAGGCATTAGATGTTTTCTTTAATTCCCTCATTTCATTTGTAAAAGAACTACCAAGGTTATCAACAAGTATTCCTGATGAAGCACGAGAATGGTCACAAACTTGGACGATTGTTTATTTCCTTTGGTGGGTTTCTTGGGCACCATTTTGTGGTTTATTTATAGCTAGAATTTCAAAAGGTAGAACAATTCGAGAATTTATCTTTAGCATACTTTTCTATCCCACTCTTGTTACCATATTTTGGTTTGCGGTATTTGGTGGAGGTGGTCTATTCTCCGATTATCTTCCAATGTTTAAAGAAGCAATTAATCTAGATTACACCAATGGTATATATATCTTTTTAGAGCAATTACCTCTTGGTGAGATTGTTTCTTATCTATGTATTTTCCTTTTAATTGTATTTGTAATAACCAGTGCTGATTCTGCCATTTTTGTTACGTCTTTATTGACTAAAAATGGAACGACCACCAATAAAATTGTTTGGTCCATTATGTTGATTTTTATTTCAATTGCTTTACTCTACGAAAATAATGTAGATCTCAATAAAGTAATTTCGACAACAGGAGCCATTCCATTTATGATAATACTATTACTTCAAGGAGTCATGTTTTTTAGATCGGTAAAGCAAGATTATAAAGAAAAGAATAAGTAA
- a CDS encoding DUF7619 domain-containing protein translates to MNIKSIQWFIGIVMILIFQTSHAQDVYFEDNKLFSKIKGNGVDTSGDGIIQVSEAEAVTSLTIERAEGISSLTGLEAFINLETLVFETYWGRYFNRVLDVSVLPKLKVLDTYGIKKVNIGQLDSLKTAKFVYSPIDSADFSQAKNLESISISSNQMEYLKVAGLSKLKSLRIGGNLNSPSNTFDTLDLTGLVSLEDLYINTIKIDSLDLSPAIQLREIDFPNSSLLKTLDLRANKELRRIIITESQHLESINVTGLDSLGFMNFNNDTLLTTVIGSETLKNLEGVGITHTPIDYTTLGIDFSKLDFMSLNECIPMLDENKVYDYIIIQDENSCFNVIPEAEWGIVLWESRVVPFTPNVCNRLNNVLGCKNYPVIEGNIFSDINKNGTKEEDEFGYKGVELFFEPGDYSTFTDDEGNYYKSLPDTGTYTVSVITPNLFDATPQTFTVHLGNTFDIVNQDVALQPNEIMKDVSVSISSFSRSRPGFDMEYIIDYGNVGTEVVDSSIITFPIPNSFEIDPAIENVFVNGNFLNINVGRLQSGQQGRFRIYGKTALNTLGTEESVIVNMNTFTTESNYANNADTISYTVTGSFDPNDKLGVDSVFISEIEQGKILDYRIRFQNTGTDTAFTVIVKDTLSELLDLSTLEMKSTSHTMTSELEDNTLIMTFNDILLVDSVTNEPDSHGFIYYEIQPYTDLLVGDSILNSASIYFDFNDPIVTNTTVTRIVDNPEEEIIASTNEINTSTHKIYPNPSNHILTLDIGTKDVEMFDSNGVKQPIQWLFSKNQISVAHLSPGMYHLRWISNDGYLQTESIIINR, encoded by the coding sequence ATGAATATTAAATCAATTCAATGGTTTATTGGGATCGTTATGATCTTAATATTCCAAACTTCTCATGCACAAGATGTCTATTTTGAGGATAACAAACTGTTTTCAAAAATTAAAGGCAACGGAGTGGACACTAGTGGAGACGGTATCATTCAAGTAAGTGAAGCCGAAGCTGTAACCTCTTTAACAATTGAGAGAGCAGAAGGAATTTCTAGTTTAACAGGCCTAGAAGCTTTTATCAATTTAGAGACATTAGTCTTCGAAACATATTGGGGCCGATATTTTAATAGAGTCCTCGATGTTAGTGTTCTACCCAAACTTAAAGTACTAGATACTTATGGTATTAAAAAGGTAAATATTGGTCAGTTAGACTCATTAAAAACCGCAAAGTTTGTCTATTCACCAATAGATTCTGCAGATTTTTCACAAGCAAAAAACTTGGAGTCCATTTCTATTTCATCCAATCAAATGGAATACCTGAAAGTGGCTGGGTTATCTAAACTTAAATCGTTAAGAATTGGTGGTAACTTAAACTCTCCATCCAATACTTTTGATACCTTGGATTTAACGGGGTTAGTGAGTCTAGAAGATCTGTATATCAACACAATTAAAATTGATTCTTTGGATTTATCTCCGGCTATTCAATTAAGAGAAATTGATTTCCCTAACTCATCATTGTTAAAAACCTTGGATTTAAGAGCCAATAAAGAGTTACGAAGAATTATAATTACAGAGAGTCAACATTTGGAATCTATCAATGTTACAGGTCTTGATTCTTTAGGTTTCATGAACTTTAATAATGACACATTACTCACAACGGTTATCGGAAGTGAAACACTAAAAAATCTCGAAGGAGTAGGTATTACACACACACCAATTGATTATACCACATTGGGTATTGATTTCTCTAAGTTGGATTTTATGTCATTGAATGAATGTATTCCAATGCTGGACGAAAATAAGGTGTATGACTACATTATTATTCAAGATGAAAATTCATGTTTTAACGTCATCCCAGAAGCAGAATGGGGTATCGTTTTATGGGAAAGTCGTGTAGTTCCTTTCACTCCAAATGTTTGTAACCGATTAAATAATGTTCTAGGATGTAAAAACTATCCGGTTATCGAAGGAAACATATTTTCTGATATCAATAAAAACGGAACAAAAGAAGAGGATGAATTTGGGTATAAAGGAGTAGAGTTATTTTTTGAACCCGGCGATTATTCAACATTTACTGATGATGAAGGGAATTATTATAAATCATTACCTGATACTGGCACTTATACCGTTTCTGTTATTACGCCAAACTTATTTGATGCTACCCCTCAGACTTTTACAGTTCACTTGGGAAACACATTTGATATCGTAAATCAAGATGTTGCCTTACAGCCCAACGAAATCATGAAGGATGTGAGTGTAAGCATATCATCATTTAGCAGATCACGTCCTGGTTTTGATATGGAATACATAATTGATTACGGTAATGTGGGTACGGAAGTAGTGGATTCTTCCATTATCACATTCCCAATTCCCAATTCATTTGAGATTGATCCCGCTATTGAAAATGTATTTGTTAACGGAAATTTCTTAAATATTAATGTAGGTCGATTACAGTCTGGTCAACAAGGGCGATTTAGAATTTATGGAAAAACTGCTCTGAATACTTTAGGAACAGAAGAATCGGTGATCGTCAATATGAATACATTTACTACAGAAAGTAACTACGCCAACAATGCGGATACGATTTCTTATACCGTTACAGGAAGTTTTGATCCAAACGATAAATTGGGCGTAGATTCAGTTTTCATTTCGGAAATAGAACAAGGAAAGATCTTAGATTACAGAATCCGTTTTCAGAATACAGGAACAGATACCGCTTTTACTGTGATCGTAAAAGATACATTATCCGAATTACTTGATTTATCTACGTTAGAGATGAAATCTACATCTCATACCATGACTTCAGAACTAGAGGATAATACTTTGATCATGACTTTTAATGATATTCTACTAGTTGATAGTGTGACCAACGAGCCGGATAGTCATGGTTTTATTTATTATGAAATTCAGCCCTACACAGATCTACTAGTAGGCGATTCTATCTTGAATAGTGCAAGTATTTATTTTGATTTCAACGATCCAATAGTTACCAACACTACGGTAACAAGAATTGTGGATAACCCGGAAGAAGAAATAATAGCTTCCACGAATGAAATAAATACGAGTACACATAAGATTTATCCAAATCCTTCAAATCATATCCTAACGTTAGATATAGGAACAAAGGATGTTGAAATGTTTGATTCTAACGGTGTAAAGCAACCTATTCAATGGTTATTTTCAAAAAATCAAATATCAGTAGCTCATTTAAGCCCTGGAATGTACCATCTAAGGTGGATTTCTAATGATGGATATTTGCAAACAGAATCGATAATCATTAATAGATAA